A genomic region of Mycobacterium sp. Aquia_213 contains the following coding sequences:
- a CDS encoding DUF6893 family small protein, translated as MEVVGWIFIAVIALVVGIAVILGVVSMPDARRYLKLRRM; from the coding sequence ATGGAAGTCGTAGGTTGGATATTCATCGCCGTCATCGCCCTGGTGGTAGGGATCGCGGTGATACTGGGAGTGGTGTCCATGCCCGATGCCCGGCGCTATCTCAAATTACGGCGGATGTAG
- a CDS encoding hydrogenase maturation protease, whose product MTARILVAGIGNIFLGDDGFGSEVVRHAGLPQDNPGVRVTDYGIAGMHLAYDLLEDWDTLVLVDAVPSRGRPGTLHVFQADHDYGCATVGFDGHSMDPAAVFASLRALGGNPPYTVVVGCEAGSVEEGIGLTDPVARAVPRAVHAIGEIVAALQIPTACPVPEEC is encoded by the coding sequence ATGACCGCGCGCATCCTGGTAGCCGGGATCGGCAACATCTTCCTGGGCGACGACGGATTCGGCTCCGAAGTGGTCCGCCATGCCGGGCTGCCACAAGACAATCCGGGTGTCCGGGTGACCGATTACGGCATCGCGGGCATGCACCTGGCGTACGACCTGCTCGAGGACTGGGACACGCTGGTCCTCGTCGACGCGGTACCCAGCCGAGGCCGCCCGGGCACCCTGCACGTGTTCCAGGCCGACCATGACTATGGCTGCGCCACAGTTGGTTTCGACGGCCACAGCATGGATCCCGCCGCGGTGTTCGCCAGCCTGCGCGCACTCGGCGGCAATCCGCCCTACACGGTTGTCGTCGGATGCGAGGCCGGCAGCGTCGAGGAAGGCATCGGGCTCACCGACCCGGTCGCCCGGGCGGTACCGCGGGCCGTGCACGCGATCGGGGAGATCGTCGCCGCGCTACAGATTCCGACGGCCTGCCCGGTGCCCGAGGAGTGCTGA
- a CDS encoding HypC/HybG/HupF family hydrogenase formation chaperone — MCLGIPGQVIRMLDGYEGQLALVDVTGEQRKVNVGMLPEETFECGDWVIIHMGFVVEKTDRAGAEQAMAGLELMGRGGGDPTLLEGG, encoded by the coding sequence ATGTGTTTGGGGATACCCGGTCAGGTGATCAGGATGCTGGACGGCTACGAGGGCCAGCTCGCCCTGGTCGACGTCACGGGCGAGCAGCGCAAGGTCAACGTCGGCATGTTGCCGGAAGAGACATTCGAATGCGGTGACTGGGTGATCATCCACATGGGCTTCGTGGTCGAGAAGACGGATCGGGCCGGCGCCGAGCAGGCGATGGCCGGCCTCGAACTGATGGGCCGGGGCGGCGGCGATCCCACCCTCCTGGAGGGCGGTTGA